In Mustela lutreola isolate mMusLut2 chromosome 16, mMusLut2.pri, whole genome shotgun sequence, the genomic window TAAATTGTTTTATTCTTGACAAAAATGTTAATCTTACCTTTCCTTTCCACATTTTCTACCTCTGATTTGTCTCTCAGGGCACTACACAGTACTGTAATAATAGTGCTGATAGTACTTTTTATTATGTCAGTGCTTTgggatttttcctttttgggCTTTTTTTGGCTGGGGGtagatttttcttattaaatatagTGCTGTTGAAGTTGCACTGTACTTTTTCCCAAGTTAAATAAGTATTCCCATTTTTTGAAAGTTTCATTGTGGAAAATTGATgtttagttttatcatttttaaaaatatctttggaaATGATTAGATTTTAGAAGTAGATTTTTCTAATAGTAAAATAGatagtaaaaatagtaaaatagttaaaaaatagtaaaatagatTTTCCTAATAGTAAAACATACTTCTGTACCTTAAAACCTACACAAATATGATGTAACATATTTAATGTTCtcaaagtcactttttttttccttctgggttattttgatgttttaggTAGAATTTTTACATTGATATTCATAAGTGAAGTTGGTgtgtagtttgtttttttgttatctttttcatGTTTTGGTATTGTTacattttacacacacaaaaatgggaaattctctttttctatatttataacgTTTTTGCAAATCATGAAAGCGAATGTCCCCTAAATGTTCAAATTCCCATGTGGGTCTTGGTGGgccttttggatttgtttttatgGGATTGCTTTgtcatatttttccattattttgtggAAGTTGGTTCATACAGGTTTTCTACCTCTTACAgggtcagttttggtaatttgcattttccagaaattTATGTTAAGCAGTTTGTAAAAGCTTATTTTAATAGAGTCCTACaaaatagttttataattaacttcctatttttttcctctgtcattttttcttactttgtttgTACATTCTGCACTCTCccttttatttatctggcagttcatctgttttgtttcagaTCCCATTTATAAACACAATCAAAGCTATTTGTATTCCTATTTTCCTCTACTCATATTTTTCCTGGGATCTCCCAAAGCTTCAAAAATAGGAGATCTACACACCTGAAATTTGCTTTATAATGGGGAACTAAACCGTAAACCAAGAATCAATCCCATGATAGCATATTTCctgaaattttcttcattttacaataTTGGAAAATTTTTCAAGTGATACTTATTTGCAATCTGTTTTAGGAGAAATGTGGGGGATTGAGCATCAGAAAATCCAGGACAGACTTTTGACACAATTTgaagataaatacacaaaaacactGACTGAAGAAAAAGTCAATGAATGTCATAAGAAATTTGCAAATGCATTTCCTCTTAATTTGGACTTTTTTCCTTCCAGTCACAATCTCTATGAATATGACTTGTTTGGAAATTGTTTAGAACATAATAATTTTGACTGTCATCATAATAGAATCCTTATAAGAAAGGAACATTCTGAATTTAATGAACCTATGAAATCATTTTGCATTAATCCATCCCATCTTGCAGTAACTCCCTTTAAGTGTAATCATTGTGGGAAAGGATTCAGTCAAACTTTGGACCTCATCAGACACctgagaattcatactggagagaaaccttatgaatgtaaAAAGTGTAGAAAAGCTTTCAGCCACAAGGAAAAACTCATTAAACATCATAAAATTCATAGTAGGGAGCAGTCTTATGattgtaatgaatgtgggaaagctttCATTAAAATGTCAAATCTCATTAGACATCAAAGAATCCATACTGGGGAGAAACCCTATgcatgtaaggaatgtgggaaatcGTTCAGCCAGAAATCAAATCTCATTGATCATGAaaaaattcatactggagagaaaccatatgaatGTAATGAGTGTGGGAAAGCATTCAGCCAGAAGCAAAGCCTCACTGCACATCAGAAAGTTCATACTGGGGAGAAACCTTATGCATGTAATGAATGTGGTAAAGCCTTCCCTCGAATTGCATCCCTTGCACTTCATATGAGAAGTCACACAGGAGAAAAACCTTACAAATGTGATAAATGTGGAAAAGCCTTCTCTCAGTTTTCTATGCTTATTATACATGTAAGAATTCATACAggtgagaaaccctatgaatgtaatgaatgtggaaaaTCCTTCTCTCAAAGTTCAGCCCTTACTGTACATATGAGAAGTCATACTGGTGAAAAACcttatgaatgtaaggaatgtagAAAAGCCTTCAGCCACAAGAAGAACTTCATTACACACCAGAAGATTCATACTAgagagaaaccttatgaatgtaatgaatgtgggaaagctttCATTCAGATGTCAAATCTTGTTAGacaccagagaattcacactggagaaaaaccctACATATGTAAGGAATGTGGCAAAGCCTTTAGCCAGAAATCAAATCTCATTGCCCATGAAAAAATTCattctggagagaaaccctatgaatgtaatgaatgtggtAAAGCCTTCagtcaaaaacaaaactttattacACATCAGAAagttcacactggagagaagcctTATGATTGTAATGAATGTGGTAAAGCCTTTTCTCAAATTGCATCTCTTACTCTTCATCTGAGAAGTCACACCGGAGAAAAGCCTTATGAATGTGAtaaatgtgggaaagccttctcTCAGTGTTCACTGCTCAATTTACATATGAGAAGTCATACTGGTGAGAAGCCCTATGTatgtaatgaatgtggaaaaGCTTTCTCTCAAAGAACTTCTCTTATTGTGCACATGAGAGGTCATACAggtgagaaaccctatgaatgtaataAATGTGGAAAAGCCTTCTCCCAAAGCTCATCCCTTACTATACATATACGAGGTCACACAGGTGAGAAACCCTTTGACTGTAGTAAATGTGGAAAAGCCTTCTCTCAAATCTCATCTCTTACACTTCATATGAGAAAACATACAGGTGAAAAGCCTTATCATTGTAATGAGTGTGGTAAGGCTTTTAGCCAAAAGTCACACCTTGTTAGACACCAGAGAATTCATACTCAGTAGAAATAGAAACACTGTGAATATTGTGAAGATGGAAAAGCCTTCAGAATTAGCATCTCCTTTCATTAAAGCCTTTTGAAGAAGTCACACAATTGTGAAACATGAGAATTCTTATACAACGTGACAAATTGTGTAACAAATAAGTTGAACATCAAAAACCTTGGTAGACCTCTGTTGATATTTATTCAGGattcttattaaaatatgaaacaagatgtcTGCTAAGAGAATATCAGCATTACAGTTGAGCTCCTTTTGTAGCCAGTAcgttaagcaagaaaaagaagatttggggggaaggaagaaactataaaaatatcacAGGAAATAGTTAATTGGATAATGTGTTGATATAAAATGTCTAAGGATAACACAACAGCATTAcaagacacacatatatataaagttacaaaaaacattttgaagaacatAAAGTAGGACCTGAAATTCTGAGAAAAATAACACTGtctgaaaacacattttcaaaaatataaattcacaAATCTTTAAGGTACTTCCATTCTAAGTTTTcactaaattttaagaatttcacAAACTGGTTTAAAATTTTGTATGAGAACATAAAGGACCACAAATAGCTGAAACAagtgaaaaacaagagaaaacacaGTTTACCAGATAGCATCACATATTTAAAGCTGGTATCTAAACAATGTGTTCttgctaaataaatgaatcagtgGAAAGAAAACAAGGATTGAAGAAAGGAGATAAGGAAATTTTTTGTATGGTATTGCTATTGAAAAGTCATTGGAGAAAGAATGGCCTATTCAATAAACAGAAGATTCATTTGAACAAAAAAATGACAGTTGTTTactttatactatatatacaaataaaatccaGATTGAAGACtagaatataaaaagcaaaattctaaAACTCTGATGAAAATGAAATAGATTTATTACTTTAGAGTAACTGGATCACTCTAAGAACACATAAATATGAAATAGTCGTTTCTATTTTGGTGTATTGCAGACAGATAAAGGCACGAAGATACACATCTCTATGTTCATCGTGGTTTGTATTACACTAAATTGGACATAACAGATTCTCATTAGTAGAAGGATAGATTAATACCATGTAATTATTGTTATGATAGAATACAGTATTTAGAAGGTACAAATTTTACATATAGTACCTAGATCACAATATAaatattgagagaaaaaaaagcaaaatgtacaATGAAAAGATGTAACATTTGTAtaagtttaataaaataatgcaaagaacAGTACTGTGTGTTGGTCATATATTCATTTATGACATTGGTTGCCTTGGTGGAAGTGAGAGAGGTTTAGATGGAATTGTTatatttatctgtaaaatttctttaattaaaaaatgaaagaatgaaagcaaaTATGGTGGTAACAAATCTGGTTGTTAAGATATGTTGCTATCTTTTGTATTCTTCTTTGGCCTTTCCTTATTTTCCCgtttctctaaaataagaatCAAATGGGAGAAGGACACAACCTatagaaacaacttaaaaattgTCTATGACCAAATACTAACATTTATAGAAGACTATCTTTACTAATACACAAACCAAACTGAATTAAGATGATACTTCGCTTACCCTCTCCTCACAATGTTAACTTAGATAATAAAAACCAGCAGTATATACATAGCATTTACTTgctgggaattttaaaatttttatttttatttcaaacacaAATTCTCTATGTTGAAAGcagtgaagaaacaaaagaaatagtcaaTTCTTGACATAACTGGCTCttcatctggggaaaaaaatcacctacATTTGGCTTGGTTTCAGATCGAGGAGAGACTGGCCCTTCATACATACTgtaaaaaatgattaatattcTGACAGTGTCAAGCCAAGTATAGATGCCTGTATCAGAGCAGAATATTTAGCATATCTCAACAAAGCTTTATTTGGTTTCTGAATCCTTAAATGAGGGTGCAAATGCTCGTGATTTTAGACATTGTGAGGTATGTGGCCAGCGGATATGAAAGCTCACCTCCCTGTATCAgatctaaaatgttttatatttagacctttcaaatatttattgaactcaaATATCCTTTTCTGTGAATAGCTGATTCATtattttatctctgttttctaCTGGGACTTTGAAAAGATgtctttattggggcacctgggtggtacattTGGCtcagcattggactcttggtttcagctcacgctATGATATCACGCCCTGCaacgggctctgtgctcacctctgagtctgtttgagattctccctctgcccctctacctctCTACCCTTTCCCCCactttctccaataaataaatcttttttcttaaaaagatgtttttatttagaaa contains:
- the ZNF569 gene encoding zinc finger protein 569 isoform X2, with the protein product MLENYNNLITVGCPFTKPDVIFKLEQEEEPWVVEEEVLRRHYPGEMWGIEHQKIQDRLLTQFEDKYTKTLTEEKVNECHKKFANAFPLNLDFFPSSHNLYEYDLFGNCLEHNNFDCHHNRILIRKEHSEFNEPMKSFCINPSHLAVTPFKCNHCGKGFSQTLDLIRHLRIHTGEKPYECKKCRKAFSHKEKLIKHHKIHSREQSYDCNECGKAFIKMSNLIRHQRIHTGEKPYACKECGKSFSQKSNLIDHEKIHTGEKPYECNECGKAFSQKQSLTAHQKVHTGEKPYACNECGKAFPRIASLALHMRSHTGEKPYKCDKCGKAFSQFSMLIIHVRIHTGEKPYECNECGKSFSQSSALTVHMRSHTGEKPYECKECRKAFSHKKNFITHQKIHTREKPYECNECGKAFIQMSNLVRHQRIHTGEKPYICKECGKAFSQKSNLIAHEKIHSGEKPYECNECGKAFSQKQNFITHQKVHTGEKPYDCNECGKAFSQIASLTLHLRSHTGEKPYECDKCGKAFSQCSLLNLHMRSHTGEKPYVCNECGKAFSQRTSLIVHMRGHTGEKPYECNKCGKAFSQSSSLTIHIRGHTGEKPFDCSKCGKAFSQISSLTLHMRKHTGEKPYHCNECGKAFSQKSHLVRHQRIHTQ
- the ZNF569 gene encoding zinc finger protein 569 isoform X1, with product MSFAFSSPVYYQKEEMTESQGTVTFKDVAIDFTQEEWQQLDPAQRNLYRNVMLENYNNLITVGCPFTKPDVIFKLEQEEEPWVVEEEVLRRHYPGEMWGIEHQKIQDRLLTQFEDKYTKTLTEEKVNECHKKFANAFPLNLDFFPSSHNLYEYDLFGNCLEHNNFDCHHNRILIRKEHSEFNEPMKSFCINPSHLAVTPFKCNHCGKGFSQTLDLIRHLRIHTGEKPYECKKCRKAFSHKEKLIKHHKIHSREQSYDCNECGKAFIKMSNLIRHQRIHTGEKPYACKECGKSFSQKSNLIDHEKIHTGEKPYECNECGKAFSQKQSLTAHQKVHTGEKPYACNECGKAFPRIASLALHMRSHTGEKPYKCDKCGKAFSQFSMLIIHVRIHTGEKPYECNECGKSFSQSSALTVHMRSHTGEKPYECKECRKAFSHKKNFITHQKIHTREKPYECNECGKAFIQMSNLVRHQRIHTGEKPYICKECGKAFSQKSNLIAHEKIHSGEKPYECNECGKAFSQKQNFITHQKVHTGEKPYDCNECGKAFSQIASLTLHLRSHTGEKPYECDKCGKAFSQCSLLNLHMRSHTGEKPYVCNECGKAFSQRTSLIVHMRGHTGEKPYECNKCGKAFSQSSSLTIHIRGHTGEKPFDCSKCGKAFSQISSLTLHMRKHTGEKPYHCNECGKAFSQKSHLVRHQRIHTQ